CCCTAGCCCCCAGCCTGCACCAACACCAGCAACGGTGGCAACAGCAACACACTACCCACGAGAATTGAGACGATCGCCGAGATGACCACTGCCCCGGCTGCACAGTCCTTGGCAATCCGGGCTAATTCATGATAGGTCTGTTTCACCGTCAGATCCACCACCGACTCCAGGGCCGTGTTAATTAACTCCATTGTCAACACCGCCCCGATCGTCAGGAACAGAATCACCATTTCGATCGCACTCAAGTGCAAATACAGCGCCAGGGAGAGGGCTAGTAGGCCAATAACCACCTGGATGCGGAAGTTGCGTTGGGTTTGGAAGGCGTAACTTACCCCATTCCAAGCGTACTTGAAGCTAATGAAGAGGTTGGAGGCCACTTGCCAGGAAAACTGCCGTTTGAGTT
This DNA window, taken from Trichothermofontia sichuanensis B231, encodes the following:
- a CDS encoding diacylglycerol kinase family protein, giving the protein MTQKLSTQSSAASSHRNPGEELKRQFSWQVASNLFISFKYAWNGVSYAFQTQRNFRIQVVIGLLALSLALYLHLSAIEMVILFLTIGAVLTMELINTALESVVDLTVKQTYHELARIAKDCAAGAVVISAIVSILVGSVLLLPPLLVLVQAGG